ATAGCAATTGTAGGATCTGAAGTAAAAGCATTTAAACTAATATTTCTTAAACGAACTCCTCTCCCACTTTCTCCATTGTTTGAGATGCGTATTTGTACTTGATTAGAAAGACTAGATATCGTGAATGTACCCCCATCTATATAAGAAGAGCTTGTTGTAACTGTTCCTAAACCCAAATCATTAAAAGTCGTTCCTCCATCAGTAGAAACTTCAATTTTTGCTTGATTATGAGTTCCACTTCCAAAAGAAGCCACATCCAATTTAAACTCTGCTGTAGCGTATGAAGATAAATCAATTGAAGTAGAAGTTATAATATCTGATGGTGAACCAGCATCTACAACATAATAAGAACCTTTATCAATATCATTAGTTGAAACGTTATTTGTACCAACCCAACCAGTAGGAAGTGCTCCTCCTCCAGCAAGATTAAATATTTCTGTTTGTCCAAAAGACAAAAAACTAAAACAGAAAGTAAAAATTAAAGTAAATAAGTAATTTTTTTTCATATTGTAAAATTTAAATGGTTAAGCATCAAAGTTAAAAAAATAAAATGCCTTTTCACTTTTTTAAAATTAATTTATTGTTATGATTAAAAAATTACAAATCATTAAATTATAAGCTTGTATATAATCCTAATATTAACGAATTGTAAAATTAGCTATCAAAAACCATACATTTACTAAAATTAGATTTTAAAACCCTATTTTTGATATGTACTTATTATTAAATAACTATGAATAAAAGCGATATTAAAATTTTATTAGTTGATGATGAGCCAGATATTTTAGAAATTGTTGGCTACAATTTAAGAAATGAAGGCTATCAAACTTTTACTGCAGAAAATGGACTAGAAGCTATAAAATCTGCAAAAAAGAATATGCCTCATCTAATTTTATTAGATATTATGATGCCAGAAATGGATGGAATTGAAGCTTGTGAAAAAATCAGAAAAATAAAATCTCTAGAAAACGTACTCATCGCTTTTTTAACTGCAAGAGGTGAAGATTACTCTCAGGTTGCTGGTTTTGAAGCTGGAGCTGACGACTATATTACAAAACCTATAAAACCAAAGGTTTTAGTAAGTAAAATAAAGTCTTTATTAAGAAGATTAAAATCTGAAAAAGAAAGTGAAGATTCTCTTAAAATTGGAGATATTGTAATTGATAGAGATGAATATGTGGTTTATAAAGCTGGAGAAAAAATTTCGCTCCCTAGAAAAGAATTCGAACTATTTTCTTTGTTAACCTCTAGACCAGGAAAAGTTTTTAAAAGAGAGGTTATTTTAGATACAGTTTGGGGTAATGAAGTTGTTGTTGGTGGCAGAACTATTGATGTTCATATTAGAAAACTCCGAGAAAAAATTGGCGATAATCACTTTAAAACGGTAAAGGGAGTTGGCTATAAATTTGTTTTGCTAGAAAAAGAAAAGTAAAACCAAACCAATTGAAACTAAAAAAAACATATTCCTACGCACTTTGGTCTGCACTTTATTTAACACTGCTTAGTGTAGCTATTGCAACTGTAACATATTATGTAATAACTGAGCATTTTGGTTATATCACCATCATTTTTTCAATTATTATACTTTTTATAATTTCTTTTTTTATCACTCAATATAGAGCTGAACATTTTATATACAGAAGGTTAAAAAAATTATATCAAGAAGTATCCATTTTAAATGTAAACGACCTAAAAAGAGATTCTGCAACTACAGATATTGACAAATTATCTAAAAGTATGCAGAAATTTGTAGAAGGAAAACGATTGGAAATCAAAAGCTTAACAGAAAGAGATTCTTTTAGGCGTGATTTTCTTGGTAATGTTGCTCACGAATTAAAAACACCCTTATTTACAGTTCAAGGTTATATTCTTACCTTATTAGAAGGTGCTATTAATGATAAACAAATACGCATGAAGTATTTGGATAGAGCAAACAAAGGTGTAGAAAGATTGGTTGCTGTGATTAAAGATTTAGATATGATTGCTAAATTAGAAAACGATGGTTTAAAATTAAATACAGAGGTTTTTAATATTCTTGAATTGATTCAAAATGTGTTCGATTTATTTGAAATGAAAGCCAAAAAAAGGAACATTACGTTACGATTTGATAAAGTTTATGAATTTCCTGTTTTTGTAAAAGGTGATATTGAAAAAATTGAACAGGTTCTTATCAACCTTATTGTAAATTCTATAAAATACGGAAAACCAAATGGCACCACTATTTTAGGAGTAGATGATTTTAATGATAAAAAGTTTATTGTTAAAGTAATTGATAATGGTGAAGGTATTAATAAAGAACATTTACCACGTTTATTTGAACGTTTTTATAGAGTAGATCAAAGTAGATCTCGAGAACAAGGAGGCTCTGGCTTAGGACTTTCTATTGTAAAACATATTGTGGAAGCTCATAATCAAAAAATACTACTTAAAAGTACTTTTGGAAAAGGTTCGGAATTTTCATTTACGCTTGAAAAACCTAAATAAATAAAGAGTTTTACATTAAATCGAAACCAATATCTTTTCTGTAATTCATGTTTTCAAAATTGATTTGATCAATACTATTGTAACTCTTTTTTAAAGCATCTTGAATGGTGTCTCCAAAAGACGTTATTGCCAAAACTCTACCTCCACTTGTAACTACTTTATTATTATTAATAGTAGTTCCTGCATGATATACAGTAGATTCGCTAATATTTTCAAAACCTGTAATTTCTTTATTTTTTTGATAAGCTTCTGGGTAACCACCAGACACCAACATTACAGTTGTTGCAATTTTATCTGACACAGAAAACGATTTTTCATGTAAGGTTTGATTTGCAACACCTTCAAACAAATCAAATAAATCTGAATCTATTCTTGGCAAAACAACTTCAGTTTCAGGATCGCCCATTCTTACATTATATTCAACCACAGATGGATTTCCATGATCATTCATCAAACCAATAAAAATAAAGCCTCTATAATCAATTCCGTCTTTTTGTAAACCTAAAATGGTAGGTTTTACTACTAGTTCTTCAACTTTATCTAAAAAAACTTTGTCTGCAAAAGGTACAGGAGAAATTGCACCCATTCCACCAGTATTTAGACCTGTATCTCCTTCTCCAATTCTTTTATAATCTTTTGCTGATGGTAAAATTTTATAGCTTTTTCCATCTGTCAAAACAAAAACAGAAAGCTCAATTCCTTTTAAAAACTCTTCGATAACCACTGTAGATGAAGCTTCTCCAAATTTTTGATTCGAAACCATTTCTTCTAACTCAGCTTTTGCTTCTTCTAAAGAATTTAAGATTAAAACGCCTTTCCCAGCAGCCAAACCATCTGCTTTTAAAACAAAAGGTGGCTCTAAAGTTTCTAAAAAAACATAGCCATCGTTTAAATTATCTTTTGTAAAAGATTTATATTTTGCAGTTGGAACTCCATGTTTTTGCATGAATTGTTTTGAGAAATCTTTACTACCTTCTAACAAAGCTCCATCTTTTTTAGGACCAATTATTGGAATATTTTTCAATTCATTATCAGCTAAAAAGAAATCATGAACACCATTTACTAAAGGTGCTTCTGGCCCCACAACTACCATTTTAATATCGTTCTTTAAAACAACTTCTTTAACTGCGTTAAAATCTGTTGGATTGATATTGATATTTTTGGCAATAGCATGAGTTCCTGCGTTTCCTGGAGCTACAAAAAGTTGTGTTACTTTATTACTTTTATAAAGTTTTAAAGCAAAAGCGTGTTCTCTACCTCCAGAACCTAAAATAAGTACATTCATGTTTATTGTT
The DNA window shown above is from Polaribacter sp. Hel_I_88 and carries:
- a CDS encoding response regulator transcription factor translates to MNKSDIKILLVDDEPDILEIVGYNLRNEGYQTFTAENGLEAIKSAKKNMPHLILLDIMMPEMDGIEACEKIRKIKSLENVLIAFLTARGEDYSQVAGFEAGADDYITKPIKPKVLVSKIKSLLRRLKSEKESEDSLKIGDIVIDRDEYVVYKAGEKISLPRKEFELFSLLTSRPGKVFKREVILDTVWGNEVVVGGRTIDVHIRKLREKIGDNHFKTVKGVGYKFVLLEKEK
- a CDS encoding cell wall metabolism sensor histidine kinase WalK; translation: MKLKKTYSYALWSALYLTLLSVAIATVTYYVITEHFGYITIIFSIIILFIISFFITQYRAEHFIYRRLKKLYQEVSILNVNDLKRDSATTDIDKLSKSMQKFVEGKRLEIKSLTERDSFRRDFLGNVAHELKTPLFTVQGYILTLLEGAINDKQIRMKYLDRANKGVERLVAVIKDLDMIAKLENDGLKLNTEVFNILELIQNVFDLFEMKAKKRNITLRFDKVYEFPVFVKGDIEKIEQVLINLIVNSIKYGKPNGTTILGVDDFNDKKFIVKVIDNGEGINKEHLPRLFERFYRVDQSRSREQGGSGLGLSIVKHIVEAHNQKILLKSTFGKGSEFSFTLEKPK
- the purD gene encoding phosphoribosylamine--glycine ligase, producing MNVLILGSGGREHAFALKLYKSNKVTQLFVAPGNAGTHAIAKNININPTDFNAVKEVVLKNDIKMVVVGPEAPLVNGVHDFFLADNELKNIPIIGPKKDGALLEGSKDFSKQFMQKHGVPTAKYKSFTKDNLNDGYVFLETLEPPFVLKADGLAAGKGVLILNSLEEAKAELEEMVSNQKFGEASSTVVIEEFLKGIELSVFVLTDGKSYKILPSAKDYKRIGEGDTGLNTGGMGAISPVPFADKVFLDKVEELVVKPTILGLQKDGIDYRGFIFIGLMNDHGNPSVVEYNVRMGDPETEVVLPRIDSDLFDLFEGVANQTLHEKSFSVSDKIATTVMLVSGGYPEAYQKNKEITGFENISESTVYHAGTTINNNKVVTSGGRVLAITSFGDTIQDALKKSYNSIDQINFENMNYRKDIGFDLM